One genomic segment of Methanobacterium spitsbergense includes these proteins:
- a CDS encoding HVO_0476 family zinc finger protein produces MKCTVCGSESCEILKSKGKTSKELLLKCNKCGNIFRETVEVEKPVDVRVVVSEYESSHKTLVKLYPDEFLEFEGVLDLDGRPAQITSIENKRGGRVMVSPVSEIDTIWATYIDTPARVGISVDYGGRILSRKVQVDREFEFTIGDVVKLGDVIFKIRAMKTQDRKMRKGFAKAFVIKRVYGRPGDDLKRYQYDLTSKIFKLDGVETDEER; encoded by the coding sequence AACCTCCAAAGAGCTTTTATTGAAATGTAACAAATGTGGAAACATTTTTAGAGAAACTGTAGAAGTAGAAAAACCCGTTGATGTGCGTGTTGTTGTAAGTGAATATGAATCATCCCATAAAACATTGGTGAAGCTGTATCCCGATGAATTTTTGGAGTTTGAAGGAGTTCTAGATCTTGATGGTCGTCCTGCTCAGATAACTTCCATTGAAAATAAGAGAGGTGGTAGGGTAATGGTGAGTCCTGTTTCAGAGATTGACACTATATGGGCCACATATATAGATACTCCCGCTCGTGTTGGAATTTCTGTTGATTATGGTGGAAGAATACTATCTAGAAAGGTTCAAGTTGATAGGGAATTTGAATTCACAATTGGGGATGTTGTTAAATTAGGAGATGTAATTTTTAAAATAAGAGCTATGAAAACTCAAGATAGAAAGATGAGAAAGGGTTTTGCTAAGGCATTTGTGATTAAAAGAGTATATGGTCGGCCTGGAGATGATTTAAAGCGTTACCAATATGATTTAACTTCTAAAATATTTAAGTTGGATGGTGTTGAAACAGATGAGGAAAGATAG
- a CDS encoding protein-L-isoaspartate(D-aspartate) O-methyltransferase produces the protein MRKDREQLVSNLSDRGYINSEIVKDAMIKVPREEFMTPETKSYAYLDRPIPLKNGQTISAPHMVAIICEKLGLKKGMKVLEIGTGFGYNAAVVAEIIGPEGHVYTIERIENLKNTAEQNLNRTGYSKNVTLILGDGTNGYNEQAPYDRIYATASAPKIPEPLKKQLKIGGRLMTPIGQDTSVQELLCLTRINENDYKSHNLGGVVFVPMIWEHGWPE, from the coding sequence ATGAGGAAAGATAGAGAACAGTTAGTTTCCAACCTTTCAGATAGGGGATATATAAATTCTGAAATAGTCAAAGATGCTATGATAAAGGTTCCGCGTGAAGAATTCATGACTCCTGAAACAAAGAGTTATGCATATCTTGATAGGCCAATACCTTTGAAAAATGGTCAAACAATATCTGCACCTCATATGGTTGCTATTATATGCGAAAAACTTGGCCTAAAAAAAGGTATGAAGGTTTTAGAGATAGGAACCGGTTTTGGGTATAATGCTGCTGTGGTGGCAGAGATAATTGGCCCCGAAGGGCATGTTTATACTATTGAACGAATTGAAAATTTAAAAAATACTGCCGAACAGAATTTGAATCGTACAGGTTATTCTAAAAATGTTACTCTAATATTGGGTGATGGTACCAATGGATACAATGAACAGGCACCTTACGATCGAATATACGCTACTGCGAGTGCACCAAAGATACCAGAGCCTTTAAAAAAACAGTTAAAAATTGGGGGACGATTGATGACTCCAATTGGTCAGGATACATCAGTTCAAGAGTTACTTTGTTTAACAAGGATCAATGAGAATGATTACAAGTCCCATAATCTTGGTGGTGTTGTTTTTGTTCCAATGATATGGGAACATGGTTGGCCAGAGTAA
- a CDS encoding tRNA (N(6)-L-threonylcarbamoyladenosine(37)-C(2))-methylthiotransferase: MKIYIDTFGCTFNQADSQIMAGLLNENNGSLTSSIEDADVIIINTCYVKHPTEQKVITKIQRLKNRFPDKKLIISGCMVEIDPEKLEKAAPEASWIGPHKIQNAPEIVKSVMDGNIVRATGYSNKSKVCLPKIRSNPLIHIIQICEGCDGACSYCCTRFARGSLQSYSIEMIKREAEQAVSEGCKEIQLTAQDSAAFGRDSGESLSNLMNHIADIEGDFKIRVGMMHPKSMMGDVGGIIDAFKRDKFYKFLHIPIQSGNNKILSDMNRCHSVEEFKDIVTKFKEEITDISISTDIIVGYPTEDDDAFLDTMELIQEIKPDFLHISKYMHRPGTPSSDLEEIGYNTMKKRSKALKYLKEKIAIENNMELIGTTQKVLVTNKGSKGGYVARTNSYKTVIIENAIIGTFLDVVITDAKPTYLIGSKLD, encoded by the coding sequence ATGAAGATATACATTGATACATTTGGATGTACATTTAATCAAGCAGATTCTCAAATAATGGCGGGATTATTGAATGAGAATAATGGAAGTTTAACAAGTTCTATTGAAGATGCTGATGTAATCATTATAAACACATGTTATGTAAAGCATCCCACTGAACAGAAGGTTATAACCAAGATTCAAAGGTTAAAGAATAGGTTTCCAGATAAAAAATTGATAATTTCAGGGTGTATGGTTGAAATAGATCCAGAAAAACTTGAAAAAGCCGCTCCAGAAGCTAGCTGGATAGGGCCTCATAAAATCCAAAATGCACCAGAAATAGTTAAATCAGTTATGGATGGAAATATTGTTAGAGCTACAGGTTATTCTAATAAATCAAAGGTTTGTCTTCCAAAAATACGTTCAAACCCTTTAATACATATTATCCAAATATGCGAGGGCTGTGATGGTGCGTGTAGTTACTGTTGCACAAGATTTGCAAGAGGAAGTCTTCAGAGTTACTCCATTGAAATGATTAAAAGAGAAGCTGAACAGGCAGTATCTGAAGGATGTAAAGAAATACAACTAACTGCGCAGGACTCAGCGGCGTTCGGTAGAGACAGTGGAGAATCACTTTCTAATTTGATGAACCATATTGCAGATATTGAAGGCGATTTTAAGATTAGAGTGGGTATGATGCATCCAAAAAGTATGATGGGTGATGTTGGAGGGATAATTGATGCATTCAAACGAGATAAATTCTATAAGTTTCTCCATATTCCTATTCAAAGTGGAAATAATAAAATACTTAGTGATATGAATCGTTGCCACAGTGTAGAAGAATTCAAAGATATAGTAACTAAGTTTAAAGAAGAAATAACAGATATTTCAATTTCAACTGATATCATAGTGGGATATCCAACAGAAGATGATGATGCATTTTTAGATACTATGGAATTAATTCAAGAAATAAAACCTGATTTTCTACATATTTCTAAATATATGCACAGGCCAGGTACACCCTCTTCTGATCTTGAAGAAATAGGATATAATACCATGAAGAAACGTTCCAAGGCACTTAAATACTTGAAAGAAAAAATTGCAATTGAAAATAATATGGAATTGATTGGAACAACTCAGAAGGTTTTAGTAACAAATAAAGGTAGTAAAGGTGGATATGTTGCACGTACAAATTCATATAAAACAGTTATTATTGAAAATGCTATTATTGGAACATTTTTAGATGTTGTTATAACTGATGCAAAGCCCACGTATTTAATTGGATCAAAATTAGATTAA